The Desulfonispora thiosulfatigenes DSM 11270 genome window below encodes:
- a CDS encoding NfeD family protein, with protein sequence MKRLTWIFFLLIFISLSIVPGFSANDKVMVVPIDSTVEKGLSSFVQRAFIKAESEKVKMVILEINTPGGRIDAARDIERIISNSKLPTTALIKDRAISAGSLIALACDTIAMQPGSTIGDAELYIGSERAGEKQLSDWREKLASTAEAKGRNPEIAAAFADRDIEIPGVTAKGKLLTLTPKKAVELGISDYLVKDRDELLEVLNLEKTLVISTEPTMGENLARFATDPMIAPILLTIGIAGLAIELITVGFGVFGVIGLASMSLFFGGHLLAGFSGWGAIFLFLVGLILLVIEIFVPGFGVFGIGGIASLIGSVVMVSQSLEAALTSLTIAIIGSIVLILVSLKFLTRRNIWKKIVLENKLSNEEGYSASSQELKELLNEEGKALTDLRPSGTAILNNGMRVDVVTYGDYILKDEKVKIIKVEGNRVVVIKI encoded by the coding sequence GGATTATCCTCTTTTGTACAAAGAGCCTTTATAAAGGCTGAAAGTGAAAAGGTAAAGATGGTTATTTTAGAAATAAATACACCAGGTGGAAGAATTGACGCCGCTAGAGATATTGAAAGAATTATTTCAAATTCAAAGCTACCTACCACGGCTTTAATCAAGGATAGGGCCATTTCAGCAGGATCTTTAATTGCTTTAGCCTGCGACACAATCGCTATGCAGCCAGGGTCAACTATTGGAGATGCTGAACTTTATATTGGTAGTGAAAGGGCAGGAGAAAAGCAATTATCAGATTGGAGAGAAAAATTAGCCTCAACAGCCGAAGCTAAAGGAAGAAACCCTGAAATTGCAGCAGCCTTTGCGGATCGGGATATAGAAATACCTGGTGTTACAGCAAAAGGCAAATTATTAACCTTAACCCCTAAAAAGGCGGTAGAATTAGGGATAAGCGATTATTTAGTAAAAGATAGAGATGAATTATTAGAAGTACTAAATTTAGAAAAAACTTTAGTTATTTCGACAGAGCCAACTATGGGTGAAAATTTAGCAAGGTTTGCAACTGACCCTATGATAGCTCCAATTTTGCTTACCATAGGAATAGCAGGTTTAGCCATTGAATTAATTACTGTAGGTTTTGGAGTCTTTGGAGTAATAGGTTTAGCTTCAATGAGTTTATTCTTTGGGGGACATTTATTAGCTGGATTTTCAGGATGGGGAGCTATATTTTTATTTTTAGTAGGTCTTATTCTGCTAGTTATTGAGATTTTTGTACCAGGTTTTGGTGTTTTTGGGATAGGAGGGATTGCCTCTTTAATTGGAAGTGTAGTCATGGTGTCGCAAAGCTTAGAAGCTGCCCTTACCTCATTAACGATAGCCATTATTGGTTCGATTGTTCTTATCCTTGTTAGTTTAAAGTTCTTGACACGTAGGAATATATGGAAGAAGATAGTATTAGAAAATAAACTAAGTAATGAAGAAGGATATAGTGCTTCTTCACAAGAATTAAAAGAGCTTTTAAATGAAGAAGGAAAAGCTTTAACAGATCTAAGACCTTCAGGAACCGCTATCTTAAATAACGGCATGAGAGTAGATGTCGTAACTTATGGAGATTATATCTTAAAAGATGAAAAGGTTAAGATTATCAAGGTGGAAGGTAATAGGGTAGTAGTAATTAAAATTTAA
- the floA gene encoding flotillin-like protein FloA (flotillin-like protein involved in membrane lipid rafts) — MVQLSTLFLLVLALIVLVVFFTIIPVGLWISAIAAQVRVGLFTLVGMRFRRVPPAKIVLPLIKAVKAGLGLDLDIGKLEAHYLAGGNVDRVVDALIAAQRAGIDLNFSRAAAIDLAGRDVKEAVMVSVTPKVIETPIVAAMAKDGIQVKATARVTVRANIERLVGGAGEETIIARVGEGIVSTIGSAASHKNVLENPDSISKTVLSKGLDAGTAFEILSIDIADVDVGKNIGAELQTDQAEADKKIAQAKAEERRAMAVAREQEMKASVEEMRAKVVEAEAEVPRAMAQALREGKLGVMDYYNLQNVLADTSMRENIAKTTKE; from the coding sequence ATGGTACAATTGTCAACGTTATTTTTGTTAGTTTTAGCTTTAATTGTTCTTGTGGTATTTTTTACCATTATTCCTGTAGGATTATGGATTTCTGCAATTGCTGCGCAAGTAAGGGTTGGTTTATTTACGCTTGTTGGAATGAGATTTAGAAGAGTGCCACCTGCAAAAATTGTTTTACCCTTAATTAAAGCAGTAAAAGCTGGTTTAGGTTTAGATTTAGATATTGGTAAATTAGAGGCTCATTACTTAGCAGGAGGTAATGTAGATAGAGTAGTAGATGCTCTAATAGCAGCACAAAGAGCAGGTATTGATTTAAACTTTTCAAGAGCAGCAGCTATTGATTTAGCAGGTAGAGATGTAAAAGAGGCAGTAATGGTATCTGTTACTCCTAAAGTTATTGAAACTCCAATTGTAGCTGCAATGGCAAAGGATGGAATACAAGTTAAAGCAACAGCTAGAGTTACAGTAAGGGCAAATATTGAACGTTTAGTTGGGGGAGCGGGAGAAGAAACAATAATAGCGAGAGTTGGAGAAGGTATTGTTTCAACAATTGGTAGTGCAGCTTCCCATAAAAATGTACTAGAAAATCCTGATAGTATTTCTAAAACAGTTTTATCTAAAGGATTAGATGCTGGAACAGCATTCGAAATTTTATCTATTGATATTGCAGATGTTGATGTAGGTAAAAATATAGGGGCTGAACTACAAACAGACCAAGCAGAAGCTGATAAGAAAATTGCTCAAGCAAAAGCTGAAGAACGTAGAGCAATGGCTGTAGCGAGAGAACAAGAAATGAAAGCAAGTGTTGAAGAAATGAGAGCTAAAGTTGTAGAGGCAGAGGCTGAAGTACCAAGGGCTATGGCACAGGCTTTAAGAGAAGGAAAACTAGGAGTTATGGATTACTATAATTTACAAAATGTTTTAGCTGACACATCTATGCGTGAAAATATTGCTAAAACAACAAAGGAATAA
- a CDS encoding RrF2 family transcriptional regulator: protein MPGVFHISEMVSLALHSMVFITIENKELVSVKDIARKTNFSEAHLSKVLQRLVKAGFLRSVRGPKGGFGLLKDPEDINLLEIFESIEGSITIAGCPTNNITCPFNQCIFQGIPEKLNNQFVEFLQDKKLSDFMKELN, encoded by the coding sequence TTGCCAGGCGTATTTCACATTTCTGAAATGGTATCCTTAGCTCTGCATAGCATGGTTTTTATAACAATTGAAAACAAAGAATTAGTTAGTGTTAAAGATATCGCGAGAAAAACTAACTTTTCTGAAGCTCATTTATCTAAAGTATTGCAAAGACTAGTTAAAGCAGGTTTTTTACGTTCTGTACGTGGTCCTAAAGGTGGTTTTGGTCTCTTAAAAGACCCTGAGGATATTAATTTACTAGAAATCTTTGAATCAATAGAAGGATCTATTACAATTGCAGGTTGTCCTACTAATAATATTACCTGTCCTTTTAATCAGTGTATCTTTCAAGGTATACCTGAAAAGCTAAATAATCAATTTGTTGAGTTTTTACAGGATAAAAAGTTAAGCGATTTCATGAAGGAGCTAAATTAA
- the hcp gene encoding hydroxylamine reductase encodes MSMFCYQCQETAAGKGCSVRGVCGKEDQTARLQDLVIYVAKGLSIYALKADELGFDTKKYDFYIMESLFMTITNANFDDHVILAKIKEGLSLKEELKKELLAKDVKVDEFHDAASWYTDSEDEMKEKAQYIGILAAENEDIRSLRELLTYGIKGMAAYAKHAYVLGYKDESIFNFMKKGLKSTTEELPLDQLIALVVECGKFAVDVMALLDKANTETYGTPEITKVNIGVDTNPGILISGHDLKDLEQLLKQTKDSGVDVYTHGEMLPAHYYPEFKKYDNFKGNYGNAWWLQNKEFESFNGPILMTTNCIIPPRDSYKDRIFTTSVVGFAGVKHITGKEGEKDFSEIIELAKTCPAPTEIETGEIVGGFAHSTVLSLADKVIDAVKSGAIKKFVVMAGCDGRMKSREYYTDFAKKLPQDTVILTAGCAKYRYNKLDLGDIGGIPRVLDAGQCNDSYSLAVIALKLKEAFELEDINELPIVYNIAWYEQKAVTVLLALLYLGVKNIHLGPTLPAFLSPTVVNFLVETFNISGIDTVENDIAKLI; translated from the coding sequence ATGAGTATGTTTTGCTATCAGTGTCAAGAAACTGCCGCAGGAAAAGGTTGTTCAGTAAGAGGTGTGTGTGGTAAAGAAGATCAAACTGCTAGACTACAAGATTTAGTAATCTATGTAGCGAAGGGACTTTCTATTTATGCTCTTAAAGCAGACGAATTAGGATTTGATACAAAAAAATATGATTTCTATATCATGGAAAGCTTATTTATGACTATTACTAATGCTAACTTCGATGATCATGTAATTTTAGCTAAGATTAAAGAGGGTTTAAGCTTAAAAGAAGAACTTAAAAAGGAATTATTGGCCAAAGATGTAAAAGTAGACGAATTTCATGATGCAGCTTCATGGTATACAGATTCAGAAGATGAAATGAAAGAAAAAGCACAGTATATTGGTATTTTAGCTGCTGAAAACGAAGATATTAGATCTTTAAGAGAACTTTTAACTTATGGAATTAAAGGAATGGCTGCTTATGCCAAGCATGCTTATGTACTTGGCTATAAGGATGAAAGTATTTTTAATTTTATGAAAAAAGGTTTAAAATCCACTACCGAAGAGTTACCACTTGATCAATTAATAGCTTTAGTTGTAGAATGTGGAAAATTTGCTGTAGATGTAATGGCTTTATTAGACAAAGCTAATACTGAAACTTACGGTACTCCAGAAATCACAAAAGTAAATATTGGCGTAGACACTAACCCTGGAATACTGATTAGTGGACATGATTTAAAAGATTTAGAGCAATTATTAAAACAAACTAAAGATAGTGGAGTAGATGTATATACTCACGGTGAAATGCTTCCAGCTCACTATTACCCAGAATTTAAGAAATATGATAATTTCAAAGGTAATTACGGAAATGCTTGGTGGTTACAAAATAAAGAATTCGAATCATTTAATGGTCCTATTTTAATGACTACTAACTGTATTATTCCTCCTCGTGATTCATATAAAGATAGAATATTTACTACAAGTGTAGTTGGATTTGCTGGAGTAAAGCATATCACCGGCAAAGAAGGAGAAAAAGACTTTTCTGAAATTATTGAATTAGCTAAAACTTGTCCTGCTCCAACAGAAATTGAAACTGGAGAAATTGTAGGCGGTTTTGCACATAGCACTGTTCTTTCTTTAGCTGATAAAGTTATCGATGCCGTAAAATCAGGCGCAATTAAAAAGTTCGTTGTAATGGCTGGTTGCGATGGTAGAATGAAGTCTAGAGAATACTATACTGATTTTGCTAAAAAATTACCACAAGATACGGTTATTCTTACTGCTGGTTGTGCTAAATATCGTTACAATAAACTTGATTTAGGCGATATTGGTGGAATTCCAAGAGTTTTAGATGCTGGACAGTGTAATGATTCTTATTCATTAGCTGTAATAGCATTAAAATTAAAAGAAGCTTTTGAATTAGAAGATATCAATGAATTACCAATTGTATATAATATTGCATGGTATGAGCAAAAAGCAGTTACAGTTTTACTAGCTCTTTTATATCTAGGTGTTAAAAATATTCACTTAGGACCTACATTACCAGCATTCTTATCTCCTACAGTAGTAAACTTCTTAGTTGAAACATTTAATATTAGTGGAATTGATACTGTAGAAAATGATATTGCTAAATTAATTTAA